From the Lolium rigidum isolate FL_2022 chromosome 2, APGP_CSIRO_Lrig_0.1, whole genome shotgun sequence genome, one window contains:
- the LOC124691046 gene encoding uncharacterized protein LOC124691046: protein MSSTAEVPTEDAAGEWGKNPASKVEKKPAPEKDKNSTREDGGIGVNLMLGKEQHEIDPQAQNSRNDKKTLEPIEAEEPASEGSSAAIKNREHISLSNKAGSYLPSDVVQTQLLAIPEEEAASKKLIHCVFQRKRMPQKTCK, encoded by the exons ATGTCGAGCACGGCGGAGGTACCAACAGAAGATGCAGCGGGGGAGTGGGGAAAGAATCCGGCATCGAAGGTCGAAAAGAAACCGGCGCCGGAGAAGGACAAGAATTCAACAAGGGAGGACGGCGGAATCGGCGTCAACCTTATGCTGGGCAAGGAGCAG CATGAAATAGACCCACAAGCTCAGAATAGTCGCAATGACAAGAAGACCTTGGAGCCAATAGAAGCGGAGGAGCCAGCAAGCGAGGGTagtagtgcagcgatcaaaaacaggGAACATATCTCGTTATCAAATAAGGCTGGGTCATATCTGCCAAGTGACGTTGTTCAGACTCAGTTACTAGCTATTCCAGAGGAAGAGGCTGCCTCAAAAAAGCTCATTCACTGTGTGTTCCAGAGGAAGAGGATGCCGCAAAAAACTTGCAAatga
- the LOC124691047 gene encoding F-box protein PP2-B11-like: MDAEACEIARLPEELLSAALARTSPRDACRAAAVCPAFRDAADSDAVWTCFLPRDLPPLADGELPDALPRKKDLFLRLSDHDNPLLLPDKLVSMWLDRETGAKCYMLSARNLSIIWGDTPQYWSWVPLPDSRFSECAQLLHVCWFDISGKIPCKMLTRDTVYAAYIVFKVNENSLGLDYPVQEASISVGATNLTRKVCLEHNDEDEGEAGAVPGHYWPVRPHPPQRTRRRNRRAVRHGENVGRPQKRADGWMELELGEFFNEGGEDGEVSFSLMETKGGNWKSGLIVQGIEIRRKKSG; encoded by the exons ATGGACGCAGAGGCCTGCGAGATCGCGCGCCTGCCGGAGGAGCTCCTCTCGGCGGCGCTGGCCCGCACCTCCCCGCGCGacgcctgccgcgccgccgcggtctGCCCGGCCTTCCGCGACGCGGCGGACTCCGACGCCGTCTGGACCTGCTTCCTGCCGCGCGACCTCCCGCCGCTCGCCGACGGGGAGCTGCCCGACGCGCTGCCGCGCAAGAAGGACCTCTTCCTCCGCCTCTCCGACCATGACAACCCTCTCCTCCTCCCGGACAAACTCGTG AGTATGTGGCTGGACAGGGAGACCGGGGCCAAGTGCTACATGCTGTCCGCGAGGAACCTCTCCATCATATGGGGCGACACGCCGCAGTACTGGAGCTGGGTACCTCTCCCTGACTCTAG GTTCTCTGAATGTGCTCAACTCTTGCACGTTTGCTGGTTCGACATCAGCGGAAAGATACCTTGCAAGATGCTGACGCGGGACACTGTCTACGCCGCTTACATAGTGTTCAAGGTGAACGAAAATTCCCTCGGGCTGGATTACCCTGTCCAGGAGGCATCCATCAGCGTCGGGGCAACTAACTTAACCCGCAAGGTTTGTCTCGAACACAATGATGAGGATGAGGGTGAGGCTGGTGCGGTGCCTGGGCACTATTGGCCAGTGAGGCCACATCCGCCACAAAGAACCAGGAGAAGAAACCGCCGTGCAGTTCGTCATGGCGAGAACGTAGGGCGCCCTCAGAAAAGAGCCGACGGCTGGATGGAGCTGGAGCTGGGCGAGTTCTTCAACGAGGGGGGTGAAGACGGCGAGGTGTCCTTCAGCCTGATGGAGACGAAAGGCGGGAACTGGAAGAGTGGCCTCATCGTGCAGGGCATCGAGATCAGGCGCAAGAAATCAGGCTGA